The following nucleotide sequence is from Juglans microcarpa x Juglans regia isolate MS1-56 chromosome 6D, Jm3101_v1.0, whole genome shotgun sequence.
aattatagttgctaacctcaaaatttgaagagattaagatgctggaagatgaaagttttaatgatttatatGCAAAACTTAACgatattgtaaatttcaggTTTAATCTAGGCGAGAAGGTGGATGATTAAAGAGTCGTGAGAAAGATTTTAAGATCCTTGCCTGAAAGATTTCGCCAAAAGTTACGACCATTGAAGAAAACAAGGATTTGGATGCTATTAAGGTTGAAGAATTGGTCGGCTCCTTGCAAACATATGAGTCATCGCTTCCTCAAAAGAGAAAAGGTAAATCCATTACTTTTAAAACTGTTAAAAAAgatcaagatgatttgtttaaTGAAGAAAATCTGAACGATGATGatatagatattattttatggaaattcagaaaattcttgGTTAACAAAAAAGCTAGtggaaaacaaaaacgaggtaaggaattttctgaaaagaaaaatgataaagaaaaacctgaaaaaaaattacagggTACAATGTTATGAGTGCTCCGAATATGGTCACATTAAAGGGAAGTGCCcaaacattaagaaaaataagaaaaaaaaagtattgaatCTAAGTGATAGTTAAGAATTTGAAACTTCTAGTTCATCGtctgatgataaaaattccttcATAGCTCTTACCACTGTTGTTGATTATTCTAAAATTGTGCTAACAAAATCTAAGAGTGGTGATGAGAAAATAACTCGGATGTAGAGTTTATTGATGCTGACCATGAGCTAAGTATACAGGAAGCTTATAATGATTTATGTGAATAAGTGGTCAAcctgaaaaaaattaaagaagaaactaTACAATAAATTCACAACTGTGAAGAATGAAAAGACTAATATGTCTAAGACATTGAAAATTCTAAAGTTGAAATTTCGAGGTTGAATACTCAAAGAGGAGCACTTGAGAAGGAATTATAAAAAGCTCAAGAATATAAGCAAAAAATTGCAACTCAGAAATTGTATGAGATGTTGAGCATTCAAAAATCGAGTTATGATCGTACGGGCTTGGGGTACACAACTTTCCATGGCAAAGAATCTCTAGCCTCATCACCCGCTGTCACTACTTCTAAAGGTATCATCTTTGTTAATGAAAGTCAATGTGTGGATGCTCCAAATAAGGCTGTGTCAAAATCAAACAGTCCGGGAGCCTCTCATGAAAGATCAATGCCAAGGAAGCTTAATCGAGGTAAGTTTATACCTATTTGTCATCATTGTAATATTTCTAGCTATATAAAACcatattgttttaatttgagcaaagtgcagaaaaatagaggtggaagaaaatcaaatatgaatGGGAAGACTCTAGAAAATAAGATTGAAGAGTTGAGTCATCAAATAACCTCCATGAGCCTTAAGCTTGGTGAACTATCTGAATTTTGTCttcacaataaataataaaaaatggtgAGGATGAAAAGAATTGCTCAAAACTTAAAGCAAAATGGGTGGTCAAAGAAGATGCCATGTGACATTAATTAATAGGACAACTTGCATGTTCTTGCATTCCTTGCATATCATTAATTTAAGACATGCatttcacattattttatttgtttgcatctccttttgtttgattttagtttaggtgtttttttttttttttatgtattttgatttggttaatttgccttttatttttctggtttgtcatataaaaaaaaaattaatgaaaaccgAAAAGGAATAGATCATTTTTGGCCTAGCCAAGTCAAAAAATACTTGAACCCTCACACTTCTCATACTTGAAATTGGAacatctctctattttttagTGCACTGTGAGAAACTTATTTTCCACATATATATGTTCCATAGAGGCTCATTGATGTTATCCAAAGTGGCTGTCTTCATCTTAAATTGACTAATATTAGTTGAACCTAGTACTAAAAGTCAAGAGGTCTCTTCTTGCCGGACATAAatagttgatccatatagaaaaagttgGTATTACCTCATTGcgaaaaaagacaaacacctTGCACGGATATTGTCCCTTAAATCCTTATAGAAAAAATCGTTGCTCTAttcattgtggaaaaatatgAGCAATAAAATGGATATATCAAGGTGGTGCAAAATTGTGTTCGGAGGACATACTCTTTTCAAGTATCTAGACCCTAGCataacatttgaattttgaggaCAAAGATAACTTATTTGGTAGTATCTAAAAGAAATGGggcaaaatataaatatatatttaaataattattttttggtgaTAGTAAGTTGTGTCACTCACACACCCACATAGACTTCGGCCATTATGAATTTGTGGTGTGTCCACACTTATTTTTGGGGTCTTTATTTTAGATAAGAGAATATGAACATCTTTCAATGTTGGTTGTGATTGGTATATTGTGTTTGAACTCTTGATGCATTTAGGCAAGTGATTTGGCTTCAAAAGAGttaagttgtttattttttttatttttttaagagtgtgGGTTcacttttatgttatttatattttatttttgtaatttttttatttctcatattttttggCATCTAGACATTTTTTCAtgtgcataattttttattttttttaccatcACGAATATGGGATCTTTGGTGGGTTGGTGCTTTATATACATCGATTTTTCATATTATGCCTACCAAGTGTTTGATGTTTTGCCtcaactatttacatataatgcatttgtaaatatctttacatgcattcatgttcaatCATCATTTTACTCTCATTGCATATGTTTCTAATTTACGATAAGGTTTATGAATTGTTAGATTAGTGACAGAAATGAGGGGATATTAGAGGAGCAGATTGATGGTtttttatattgtgaaatttaggagttgaatgaatttttattgttctGGTTAATAAAAGTTAATATTGAGGGAGAGATCTAAATTATGGATATAATTCAATTCCAAGACTAGAACATGCGTAGATTTTAAATCTTGTGAATTTTAGTCTGTCATTGTTCtatgtcattattttttattcatgattATTTGCTCAGAATTTCTACTCGGTCTATTGGTTTACTGTTTGTACTTTTGACAGGTTTTAtattacattcatcaagttAGTTTTATCACCAATCtaccaaagggggagattgttgatgTAAAAATTGTTGGCTAGGATTAAATGACTAGGatctatttgaattattggatgaatttaatttgtttttatctttatctatgaatatttaaattaaaaaataagtagattaatagataaaagtttgtctttatctttatctatgaatatttgaattctaagtTAAGTGGTTGAATAGATAAAAGTTCAAAAGGTTTTTGATCAAGATTGAAGGTTCGAAAAGATAGGAGATATCAAATGATCTGgatagaagattcaaaaagaagatatcgaGCAGAAAGAGTTTTGAACTATCAAGAAGTTATCCAAAGCAGTTAGTTGATGAAGTTTCAGCGCTGACCATTAGCAGTCCGTTAGTAGCGTAACAGAATTATAACTGAATGTAACCGTCAACAGAAATAGATAACCACTAAGCAGCTTATTTAAAGGGACTTTGGTTGAAGATTTCAAGCATCCTTTGGATCAGTGTTTATGTTGAGAGCTTGGAGATTTGAGAGAGATCCAAGTGCTTGAGTATGTGACAATTCTTGAGAATGATTTTCTACTGTTTTTGTTATTTCTCTCTTTGAGTGCGTACTTACTCCATGCCGGAGTGGAAGTGATGAAGTTCAGTCACTGAAATTCTAGGAAGGAAGTCAATAGTTTGAAAAtcgccagaggttctggctgctactgcggtGAAAACAAATGGGTCGTTTGTCTgatcaagtaagagagtcaagttataaaggtttttaattgaaatttacgtgtaattgattttcaaataataagattgactcTCCTAGGTTCGCCTGCCCCGTAAGGTTTTACCTTTGAGAAGTTTTTCAACGGGTTTCCCTTTGTAACTAAAATTTGTGTTACGCACTTTGGTTATTTTATAttgattgtttatcaaattattgcataattaacgactaaccaatttgttgagtgaattggtagatatttttgCAGCATTACGATAcaggggtacttgggtaatttcgtAAGCCAACTAGTGCATAAAACAAAAAGCCCATAaccaatacatatatatatatatatatatataatcaaataaacacaaaactcaatccataaATCTGGTAGGAACTTCGTCCAtgaaaatagtaatatttatatgaatcgAAACCACATTGACCAAATGATAAACAGTTCAATTaacaaggagaaaaaaataaaaggaagaaagattTTCGTCTCTAagaacattttctctttcttttagaGACGTGGAGACACTGAGAAGGGTGATTTCCTACGAAGCTAAAGGTAAGGCTGATAAGAGGAAATACATCATATAAAGTAATAAACCCTAAGATCTTAAAAAACATTTGTAAacgaaaagacaaaaaatatttgaaaaaaagcaaaaactaaAGGACTCATGAGACAAACCTAAAACAACGGTAGGTAGCCGTGGTAGAAGAAGGGAAGACGAACCTTCAAGAAAGGGTAAACCTTCTATTGAGATCAGCTTGGGTTCCGCCTACATGGGGCTCCCCATCCATGGAAGGCCCCGACCTCTTTTCaagaataaagaaatgaaaatcacATTCAATGAGTCTCCTTGTGCCATCCACCTTCATTTGAAATCctctcattttttattcaaaagctTGACTCCAAGATCTAAGTTTAGATGAGTTTATTGCTACAACATCACAAGATATTTGGAGATTTTGAATGATGCTTTCGCGTGAGATAGGGATTTGGGTATTTCAAACGAAGGGTTAAATGTGATTGAAGTATTACTAGTTCTGGTGGGAGATTTTCGcaggggagagaaagagagagatagatgaagagagagaaagtgggAGACGGAGGACTGAGACTCACCGGTATCCCTCAGTGAGCGAAGGCATGGTAGCATGTGGGCTTGGGATAGCAAAACACTCGAGAGAATGGAAAGAGCAAATATCAGGCtaggaaaaaaagaagttagTGTTAATTTATGTCCTAATTTTTTGTGGCAACCTTTTATCACTTCAAAATCAAGTAAGTTTAGTAACTCTTTCATGGTATATTTTTATGCGGCAACAAATAAGTAGCCGTAAAAAGTCATATTCATAGCGACTTTATCAATCACCGGAAATACAACGTGATTAGGGAACTCTTTCACAACAGATTTGTTTGTGGCAACATTTTGTCTAATCAAATGATTGTCTCTTGACACTTCATAAACCATCATCCCTCATGGGAATCATCACCATGAAGAGGGTGTTAGTCCAAGGAGTACACCATTTGGTAAACACACCTCTTAGAATTACAGGATCAAGTGTTACCTCACATTAGTAATCAGATAGAATAGGAGAGGCATGCCCACATGGCCGCCCATCCATACTACACTTCACAATATATTAATGTACATATTATATTTGAAGGTCCTCTACCTATCAGTCGAGAGACTCAATAGCTTGGATAGAAGAATCCCTTACTCATCTTCGTGACTCTTATTCTACCAAAACCCAACATTCGAGATATGGTGGCCATTGTCTCTTAGAAAAACTGCAATGTTTGGAATTAAGTGGGTCTATATAAGATCAAAACACGggtaaatgaattaattaaacaagaaaaaaaaggaaaagaaaaatagttcaGTGGCCATGCAAGAATATGCATGGCATATATCAATTTTCTCCAAGATATCATGATCAGCATCCATCTCTCAAGCTTTTGTCGCCTGCATCCGTGCTCGCCATCTTGCCCCACAAAACGAATAGCAAAAATGCTCGTCTTGGGCAATTACCACAGACGAAAAAAGCGGTGGCCCTCAGGGAACCCCAAACGAGCAGTATTGTTCACCCACTAGGCGATCAAATTCATTCACTACTTCGATGAGTACCACGGAGTAATTATAGTGCTTATCACCTTAGATATGGGGAACCACGTACTCCATTCTtactaattattaaatgaaCTTTGTAAGATATAAAAGGTGGAATTCataatcttatatattataataaacatTCGGATCTAAGTTAAGCATCCAAAATACCATGTActaaaacaaatcataaattatatagCATAGATCACTTaggttgtatttggatgttgaactgagctGAGCTCAACTGATTTaggttctttataaatagtaatgagttaaaTAGTAAAGAGAATTATGTGAGACCTatctaaattaagtttaaaatgtgtttaaatgttaaaataagtttagtactttttataaaaaattaaaaaaggttgtgggtcacacatataaagatgttttaagtttaaaaagattgtgaattttatatataaaaaagttttaaatttagataaatttaataatttaaaaattaaatatttaaatattaaacttattttaaaattaaactaaactcCGCTGAATTCAACTGAATCCAATAACAAAACGAAGCCTTAATATTACTATAGAATAGCATGCTGACCATAATGAgttgtgaaaagaaaagaaaatagcaaGCTGCAGGACTCGGCTAGGCTTGCAGCCGAGCCAGGGTTGATCTATCAAAGCATTACCCACACCTGTCAACCTCACCAACTTGACCCCTCTCCTCTATCCCTCAAACAccatactttattcttaaattactcgcaaaataaattatttggtaaaaatatttaaaaataaaataaacttccCATTTTATCCCCgaaaattattcaaattgccaaacttttataaaaccaataaattccctcttcttctctctctctctcacaaaacAACTCCCCCTCCCCCAAATGGAGAAAGGCGAGGGCTCAATGGCGGAGGCAGACGAAACGCACAACACGACCCACCACCTGGCGGCCCCAACCGGTTTGACCCAGGCCGAGTTCGACGAGTTAAAGCGGCTAGTGATCGAGTTCCACACCTACAAGCTCGGCTCGGGCCAATGTTCCTCCCTACTCGCGCAGCGCATTAACGCGCCTCTCCACGCCGTCTGGTCCTTAGTCCGGCGTTTCGACCAGCCCCAGACCTACAAACACTTCATCAAGAGCTGCACGGTGAAGGAGAACTTCAGGATGACCGTTGGATGTACCAGGGTTGTGAATGTCATCTCCGGGTTACCGGCGGACGCCAGTACCGAGAGGCTCGATATGTTGGACGAAGACCGGCACGTCACCGGGTTCAGTATCATCGGAGGGGAACACAGGCTGAAAAATTACCGGTCGGTCACGTCGGTCCACGGGTTCCATCGCGACGGGAAGATCTGGACCGTGGTGTTGGAATCGTATATAGTGGATGTACCGGAGGGAAACACCGAGGAAGACACGCGTCTGTTTGCGGACACCGTCGTGAAGTTGAATCTGCAGAGGCTGGCATCCGTCGCCGAAGCCATGGCCCGTGACGGTGACGGTAAGTCTGaggccttttaaaaaaataacacggATTTCATGAAACCCaaaaacacaccaaaaaaaaaaaaaaagtggggatTTTTCTtcgtctattttctttttcttttctcactgAAATTGAGTTTTGGTAGCATGTTTTTACCTTTGATATGTAAAATCACCGAAATATCTTTGGTTCAAAAACAGATTGACTGGGGCAGTATTGACCTCCCTTTCAATTTTTTGTCCTGCCCGAGTTCGTTGTTTGAATTTAATATGAACATCGTCCACATTGTTCAGAATTTCAGTATCAAATATTGTACAAGATCTAGACATGTTATGTCTTTGATACTGGATAttggtgtcttttttttttctcgtgtCATGTGAATATTAAGTCACTTTTTTCTTGGAATTTCTGGGTGACAAACCTAGAAGATGAATTTGATAtctttccattttcatttttcatacaTTATAATTTCATGAGACTTTCATCCTCTTAATTGTTTGCTGAGTAAAGACAACACATGAGAGGAAGCTAGCAAGCAAGAACGAGTTCCttaataaaaaccaaaaaagaaaaaggaaagacaacAGTGACGATTTAGGCATCAGCCTTACTGTTAGTATCAGCTTTAATGGAATCTATATATGCTTTTAACCTTATCttgtttggaaatgaaagaaTCTATtttgtcctctctctctctctctttctgaaCAAATCTACACACACTCAGTAGGCATGCAAAACAATACAAGGGGCGGCAGGTGATGCAGTGAGATGAAAACTAGAAACCGCTCTGCCTgcttgtatttaaatatatattgttctGTCTGTGGAGTAAAACAATAGACTAGGGTGAATTTAAACCCTAATCTTTAGAAGTAGCTTTTCTTGGGGCCTAGAACTTGGTGTTATTGTAGGGGGATTGGATAGAGGGACCAGCACCAATTGTGTGCTAGGTGGAAACAGTGTGGTTTTAGAACGTTGGGGGCtggggaattttttttttgtttttgtttttgttctggGGGAGTGGGGAATTTCTAGGGAAGCGAAATAACGCAACAGACCCCATTTCTGACAAGGGATTGAAGGCTGCATTCTATTTTCAGCTTAAGGTCAAAAGTACTGTTCTTgataatttcttgttttttgcCCTAATGGTCGAGGCTGCCTCTTCCGCaacctctttcttctttttttctccattgAACTCTAGgttgttttttgagttttttttacctgataatcatattatatttttctgcATACTGGGCCCCATTTCCAACGACTATTGCATCATACCATGTGACGGTGGGAATCATATCTACTTGTGTTTGCCCCCATCAAAGAGTAATGCTGAGTGCAATTACGAGATgggcaaaaaagataaaaatttattattaaaaaattaattttttttcatgtgaatcacgtaattatttattctttttaaaataattatatggtGCTTACATATCCATGAttacaactattatttcttCTTAAGAAAATGATCTATACCCTcctattcatttattattattttttatttgatttttttaattttttattttacttaataattaaggaagtgattattagtaaagttatatattttttaattttttttaacaattaaagatgttaaaaaaatacttaaaagaaaataataaaaaaataaatacactataaataataaatagataataaataagtattaaCCTATTACTGCTCTTATCCTTAACTTTGAAGTCCAAACTTTATATTCTATTGTATTCtatcttttttaaatgattaagattttagattttctactgctttttttaatattaagaaaaataaaagaaaaggcaacATGCACGATCGGAGACTAAATAcagcacaaaaagaaaataaaaaaggggtTCGGAGTCTCGGACTACGAAATAAACGCGTTCTTTACCCTTTTCCTCCGAATGAAAGTCGCACAAAGTTAATAGCTTCCTTAGACTAGGaaaatattaattacttttcTTCAAAGCATATATTTAcgcttatttttatattgttagtaaatatttagttttaaGTTTTGGGTGAATCTATTGTCTTCCTGTTTCAATTATCTGTTGAAATTAGTCgttaaaattaatctaaattatgTCTGGCGTCAATTGGTATCAAAGCTTTAGTATCTTTCCTGGAGTGATA
It contains:
- the LOC121235942 gene encoding abscisic acid receptor PYR1 encodes the protein MEKGEGSMAEADETHNTTHHLAAPTGLTQAEFDELKRLVIEFHTYKLGSGQCSSLLAQRINAPLHAVWSLVRRFDQPQTYKHFIKSCTVKENFRMTVGCTRVVNVISGLPADASTERLDMLDEDRHVTGFSIIGGEHRLKNYRSVTSVHGFHRDGKIWTVVLESYIVDVPEGNTEEDTRLFADTVVKLNLQRLASVAEAMARDGDGKSEAF